The following proteins are encoded in a genomic region of Mycolicibacterium rutilum:
- the trxA gene encoding thioredoxin — protein sequence MATQDITAEQFNDTINDNEIVLVDFWASWCGPCKAFAPTFAASSENHPDVVYAKVDTEAEQALAAAADIRSIPTLMAFKKGKLVFNQAGALPPAALEDLVQKVKEFDIDAAIAAQSNGEQE from the coding sequence GTGGCTACCCAAGACATCACCGCCGAGCAATTCAACGACACCATCAACGACAACGAGATCGTGCTGGTGGACTTCTGGGCGTCGTGGTGTGGCCCGTGTAAGGCCTTCGCCCCGACGTTCGCGGCCTCGTCGGAGAACCACCCCGACGTCGTCTACGCCAAGGTCGACACCGAGGCCGAGCAGGCTTTGGCGGCCGCGGCCGACATCCGGTCGATCCCGACGCTGATGGCGTTCAAGAAGGGCAAGCTGGTGTTCAACCAGGCCGGCGCCCTGCCGCCCGCCGCGCTCGAGGACCTCGTGCAGAAGGTCAAGGAATTCGACATCGACGCCGCGATCGCCGCGCAGAGCAACGGCGAGCAGGAGTAA
- the ripA gene encoding NlpC/P60 family peptidoglycan endopeptidase RipA: MRRTPGPSVTRPRGRFCAALLAAAIVFATPGLAVAQPASPDSIAALVAAVANADQKLQDLGAQIQQQQESVNKAILDVQTARDNADAAQREVDASKLRVQDANIAIEQAQKRFDSFAAATYINGPSDSYLTAADPADVISTAAAGQTLSLSSQQVMTDLQRARTEQVNRDSAARLAKESADKAVADAEASQQSAVSALTAAQETFRTQQAELDKLSAERSAAQARLAAAQASSAPAPAAVPAQPAANPVGTPDSNWDRSPQKPDPATGNWAMPWDPTLPAIPSAFVSGDPIAIINAILGIASTSAQVTQDLGRSFLQKLGLLPTPTGYTNNGGIPRVYGRQATEYVIKRAMSQMGVPYSWGGGNAAGPSRGIDSGAGTVGFDCSGLMLYAFAGVGIKLDHYSGSQYNAGRKIPSSQMRRGDMLFWGPNASQHVALYLGDGQMLEAPYTGSVVKVSPVRTSGMTPYATRLIEW, encoded by the coding sequence ATGAGACGCACCCCTGGCCCATCCGTCACGCGGCCGCGTGGGCGGTTCTGCGCGGCGCTGCTCGCCGCCGCGATCGTGTTCGCCACCCCCGGCCTGGCCGTCGCGCAGCCCGCAAGTCCCGACAGCATCGCCGCGCTGGTGGCCGCCGTCGCCAACGCCGACCAGAAACTGCAGGACCTCGGCGCGCAGATCCAGCAACAGCAGGAGAGCGTGAACAAGGCGATCCTCGACGTGCAGACCGCGCGGGACAACGCCGACGCCGCGCAGCGTGAGGTCGATGCCAGCAAGCTGCGGGTGCAGGACGCCAACATCGCGATCGAGCAGGCGCAGAAGCGGTTCGACTCGTTCGCCGCCGCCACCTACATCAACGGGCCGTCGGATTCTTACCTCACCGCTGCCGACCCCGCCGACGTCATCAGCACCGCCGCGGCGGGGCAGACGCTCTCGCTGAGCTCGCAGCAGGTGATGACCGATCTGCAGCGGGCCCGCACCGAGCAGGTCAACCGCGACTCCGCGGCGCGGCTGGCCAAGGAGAGCGCCGACAAGGCGGTCGCCGACGCCGAGGCCAGCCAACAGTCGGCGGTGTCCGCGTTGACCGCCGCACAGGAGACCTTCCGCACCCAGCAGGCCGAACTCGACAAGCTCAGCGCCGAACGCTCGGCCGCGCAGGCCCGGCTGGCGGCAGCTCAGGCGTCGTCGGCGCCGGCACCCGCGGCCGTGCCCGCGCAGCCCGCCGCCAACCCCGTCGGCACGCCGGACTCGAACTGGGACCGCTCCCCGCAGAAGCCCGATCCGGCGACCGGTAACTGGGCCATGCCGTGGGATCCGACGCTGCCCGCCATCCCGAGCGCGTTCGTCAGCGGCGACCCGATCGCGATCATCAACGCGATCCTGGGCATCGCGTCCACCTCGGCGCAGGTCACCCAGGACCTCGGGCGCAGCTTCCTGCAGAAGCTCGGCCTGCTGCCCACCCCGACCGGCTACACCAACAACGGCGGGATCCCGCGGGTCTACGGCAGGCAGGCCACCGAGTACGTGATCAAGCGGGCCATGTCGCAGATGGGTGTCCCGTACTCGTGGGGCGGTGGCAACGCGGCCGGACCGAGCCGCGGAATCGACTCCGGCGCAGGCACTGTCGGCTTCGACTGCTCGGGCCTGATGCTGTACGCGTTCGCCGGTGTCGGGATCAAGCTCGACCACTATTCGGGCTCGCAGTACAACGCCGGCCGCAAGATCCCGTCGTCCCAGATGCGCCGCGGCGACATGTTGTTCTGGGGCCCCAACGCCAGCCAGCACGTCGCGCTCTACCTCGGCGACGGCCAGATGCTCGAAGCGCCCTACACCGGGTCGGTGGTCAAGGTGTCCCCGGTCCGCACCAGCGGCATGACCCCCTACGCGACCCGTCTCATCGAATGGTGA
- a CDS encoding aconitate hydratase — MSKGNNANSSLNSFGARDSLKVGDKSYEIYRLDAVKGTEKLPYSLKVLAENLLRTEDGANITKDHIEAIANWDPDAEPSVEIQFTPARVIMQDFTGVPCIVDLATMREAIGDLGGDPDKVNPLAPADLVIDHSVIADLFGRADAFERNVEIEYERNGERYQFLRWGQGAFNDFKVVPPGTGIVHQVNIEYLARVVWERDGVAYPDTAVGTDSHTTMQNGLGVLGWGVGGIEAEAAMLGQPVSMLIPRVVGFKLTGERRPGVTATDVVLTVTEMLRKHGVVGKFVEFYGDGVAEVPLANRATLGNMSPEFGSTAAIFPIDDVTIDYMRMTGRSEEQLALVEAYAKEQGMWHDPEREPKYSEYIELDLSDVVPSIAGPKRPQDRIALDEAKEAFRRDIHNYVDEHQPTQYTKLDDAVDDTFPASDPVRNIEYADNGTLHDHESATSAAVGAKGRPSKPVSIKSDELGEFELDHGAVVIAAITSCTNTSNPEVMLGAALLAKNAVEKGLATKPWVKTTMAPGSQVVTDYYDKAGLWPYLEKLGFYLVGYGCTTCIGNSGPLPEEISKAVNDADLSVTAVLSGNRNFEGRINPDVKMNYLASPPLVIAYALAGTMDFDFEKDCLGTDKDGNQIFLKDIWPTQKDIDNTIAEAINTEMFTKNYADVFKGDERWRNLPTPSGNTFEWADDSTYVRKPPYFDGMPAEPEPVTDIKGARVLALLGDSVTTDHISPAGAIKPGTPAAEYLESNGVERKDYNSYGSRRGNHEVMIRGTFANIRLRNQLLDDVSGGYTRDFTNGGEQAFIYDAAQNYAAQGIPLVVLGGKEYGSGSSRDWAAKGTSLLGVRAVITESFERIHRSNLIGMGVIPLQFPEGESAASLKLDGTETFDISGIEALNDGKTPKTVHVTATKEDGSKVEFDAVVRIDTPGEADYYRNGGILQYVLRNMLKTQ, encoded by the coding sequence GTGAGCAAAGGTAATAACGCCAATTCGTCCTTGAACTCTTTTGGTGCCCGCGACTCCCTCAAGGTCGGGGACAAGAGCTACGAGATCTACCGCCTCGACGCGGTGAAGGGCACCGAGAAGCTGCCCTACAGCCTGAAGGTGCTCGCCGAGAACCTGCTGCGCACCGAGGACGGCGCCAACATCACCAAGGACCACATCGAAGCGATCGCCAACTGGGATCCCGACGCCGAGCCCAGTGTCGAGATCCAGTTCACCCCCGCCCGGGTGATCATGCAGGACTTCACGGGCGTGCCCTGCATCGTCGACCTGGCCACCATGCGCGAGGCCATCGGTGATCTGGGCGGCGATCCCGACAAGGTCAACCCGCTGGCGCCCGCCGACCTGGTCATCGACCACTCGGTGATCGCGGACCTGTTCGGGCGCGCGGACGCCTTCGAGCGCAACGTCGAGATCGAGTACGAACGCAACGGCGAGCGGTACCAGTTCCTGCGCTGGGGCCAGGGCGCCTTCAACGACTTCAAGGTGGTGCCGCCGGGCACCGGCATCGTGCACCAGGTCAACATCGAGTACCTGGCCCGCGTCGTGTGGGAGCGCGACGGCGTCGCATATCCGGACACCGCGGTCGGCACCGACAGTCACACCACCATGCAGAACGGCCTGGGCGTGCTGGGCTGGGGCGTCGGCGGCATCGAGGCCGAGGCCGCGATGCTGGGCCAGCCGGTGTCGATGCTCATCCCCCGCGTCGTCGGCTTCAAGCTGACCGGCGAACGGCGCCCCGGCGTGACCGCGACCGACGTGGTGCTGACCGTCACCGAGATGCTGCGCAAGCACGGCGTGGTCGGCAAGTTCGTCGAGTTCTACGGTGACGGCGTCGCCGAGGTGCCGCTGGCCAACCGCGCGACGCTGGGCAACATGAGCCCCGAGTTCGGTTCCACCGCCGCGATTTTCCCGATCGACGACGTCACGATCGACTACATGCGGATGACCGGCCGCAGCGAGGAGCAGCTCGCACTGGTCGAGGCCTACGCCAAGGAACAGGGCATGTGGCACGACCCCGAGCGTGAGCCGAAGTACTCCGAGTACATCGAGCTCGACCTGTCCGATGTGGTGCCGTCGATCGCCGGACCGAAACGCCCGCAGGACCGGATCGCGCTCGACGAGGCCAAGGAAGCGTTCCGGCGCGACATCCACAACTACGTCGACGAGCACCAGCCGACGCAGTACACCAAGCTCGACGACGCGGTCGACGACACGTTCCCGGCCAGTGACCCGGTGCGCAACATCGAGTACGCCGACAACGGCACGCTGCACGACCACGAGTCCGCCACCTCGGCCGCGGTCGGGGCGAAGGGCCGCCCGAGCAAACCGGTCAGCATCAAGTCCGACGAGCTGGGCGAGTTCGAACTCGACCACGGCGCCGTCGTCATCGCCGCGATCACGTCGTGCACCAACACCTCCAACCCCGAGGTGATGCTCGGCGCGGCGCTGCTGGCCAAGAACGCCGTGGAGAAGGGGCTGGCAACCAAGCCGTGGGTCAAGACCACGATGGCGCCGGGCTCGCAGGTCGTCACCGACTACTACGACAAGGCCGGGCTGTGGCCGTACCTCGAGAAGCTCGGCTTCTACCTGGTCGGCTACGGCTGCACCACGTGCATCGGCAACTCGGGGCCGCTGCCCGAGGAGATCTCCAAGGCGGTCAACGACGCCGACCTGTCGGTCACCGCGGTGCTGTCGGGCAACCGCAACTTCGAGGGCCGGATCAACCCGGACGTGAAGATGAACTACCTGGCGTCCCCGCCGCTGGTCATCGCCTACGCGCTGGCCGGCACGATGGACTTCGACTTCGAGAAGGACTGCCTGGGCACCGACAAGGACGGCAACCAGATCTTCCTGAAGGACATCTGGCCGACGCAGAAGGACATCGACAACACGATCGCCGAGGCGATCAACACCGAGATGTTCACCAAGAACTACGCCGACGTGTTCAAGGGCGACGAGCGCTGGCGCAACCTGCCGACACCGAGCGGCAACACCTTCGAGTGGGCCGACGACTCCACCTACGTGCGCAAGCCACCGTACTTCGACGGCATGCCCGCCGAGCCGGAGCCGGTCACCGACATCAAGGGCGCCAGAGTGCTGGCGCTGCTGGGTGATTCGGTGACCACCGACCACATCTCCCCCGCGGGCGCGATCAAGCCCGGCACCCCGGCGGCCGAGTACCTGGAGTCCAACGGCGTCGAGCGCAAGGACTACAACTCCTACGGCTCGCGTCGAGGCAACCACGAGGTGATGATCCGCGGCACGTTCGCCAACATCCGGCTGCGCAACCAGTTGCTCGACGACGTGTCCGGCGGCTACACCCGCGACTTCACCAACGGCGGTGAGCAGGCGTTCATCTACGACGCCGCGCAAAACTATGCAGCGCAAGGGATTCCGCTGGTGGTGCTCGGCGGCAAGGAGTACGGGTCGGGCTCGTCGCGCGACTGGGCGGCCAAGGGCACCAGCCTGCTGGGCGTGCGCGCGGTGATCACCGAGTCCTTCGAGCGCATCCACCGGTCGAACCTGATCGGCATGGGCGTGATCCCGCTGCAGTTCCCCGAGGGTGAGTCGGCGGCGTCTCTCAAGCTCGACGGCACCGAAACCTTCGACATCAGCGGCATCGAGGCGCTCAACGACGGCAAGACGCCGAAGACGGTGCACGTGACCGCGACCAAGGAGGACGGTTCGAAGGTCGAGTTCGACGCGGTGGTGCGCATCGACACCCCCGGCGAGGCCGACTATTACCGCAACGGCGGCATCCTGCAGTACGTGCTGCGCAACATGCTCAAAACGCAGTAG
- a CDS encoding Rv1476 family membrane protein produces the protein MIGPHVIPFLPAYIPPDVCGPVGQDPATTPVDTCMSLVIDDVRDDGVSAAPTPENEGLPEVIAEAQQKGVDLKIVVVDRNPPIDTPLRDIATEVGEAFPGSTVLVLSPTESGTFSTTYDRMTLEAGQDVAEGRGPVQGSKNFLSELTASHFPWTTFTILVVLGVVAAVIGTRLLQVRSKRAVSRAQA, from the coding sequence GTGATCGGACCGCATGTCATTCCGTTCCTGCCGGCTTACATCCCGCCCGACGTGTGCGGACCGGTCGGCCAGGACCCGGCGACCACGCCGGTCGACACGTGCATGAGCCTCGTGATCGACGACGTACGCGACGACGGCGTCAGTGCGGCGCCCACCCCCGAGAACGAGGGACTACCCGAGGTCATCGCCGAGGCCCAGCAAAAGGGCGTCGACCTCAAGATCGTCGTCGTCGACCGCAACCCGCCGATCGACACCCCGCTGCGCGACATCGCCACCGAGGTGGGTGAGGCGTTCCCGGGTTCGACGGTGCTGGTGCTCAGCCCGACCGAGTCCGGCACGTTCTCGACGACCTACGACCGGATGACGCTGGAGGCCGGTCAGGACGTCGCCGAGGGGCGCGGTCCGGTACAGGGTTCGAAGAACTTCCTGAGCGAACTCACCGCCTCGCATTTTCCCTGGACGACATTCACCATTCTGGTGGTTCTCGGGGTCGTCGCGGCCGTTATCGGAACGCGACTTTTGCAGGTCCGCAGCAAGCGCGCCGTCTCGCGTGCGCAGGCCTGA
- the moxR1 gene encoding chaperone MoxR1, producing MTSPSGPPQGAGGYPGQPQPQGYQQGAHAAPANPGAGAATNGGLQQEVHTLERAVFEVKRIIVGQDQLVERMLVGLLAKGHVLLEGVPGVAKTLAVETFAKVVGGTFARIQFTPDLVPTDIIGTRIYRVGKEEFDIELGPVVVNFLLADEINRAPAKVQSALLEVMAERKISIGGKTFPLPQPFLVMATQNPIEQEGVYALPEAQRDRFLFKLNIDYPSPEEEREIIYRMGVKPPEPKQILGPGDLLRLQDVAANNFVHHALVDYVVRIVTATRQPEKFGMPDAKAWIAYGASPRASLGIIAASRALALVRGRDYVIPQDVVEVIPDVLRHRLVLTYDALADEISAETVINRILQTVALPQVNAIPQQGHSVPPVVPAAAGAAGGR from the coding sequence ATGACGTCACCGAGTGGGCCGCCGCAGGGCGCTGGAGGCTATCCCGGCCAGCCGCAGCCGCAGGGATACCAGCAGGGCGCGCACGCCGCGCCGGCCAACCCCGGGGCCGGGGCCGCCACCAACGGCGGGCTGCAGCAGGAGGTCCACACGCTCGAGCGGGCCGTGTTCGAGGTCAAGCGGATCATCGTCGGCCAGGATCAGCTGGTCGAGCGGATGCTCGTCGGCCTGCTGGCCAAGGGCCATGTGCTGCTCGAGGGCGTGCCCGGGGTGGCCAAGACGCTGGCCGTCGAGACCTTCGCCAAGGTCGTCGGCGGTACCTTCGCCCGCATCCAGTTCACCCCTGACCTGGTGCCCACCGACATCATCGGCACCCGGATCTACCGCGTGGGCAAGGAGGAGTTCGACATCGAGCTCGGCCCGGTGGTGGTCAACTTCCTGCTCGCCGACGAGATCAACCGTGCGCCGGCCAAGGTGCAGTCGGCGCTGCTCGAGGTGATGGCCGAGCGCAAGATCTCGATCGGCGGCAAGACCTTCCCGCTGCCGCAGCCGTTCCTGGTGATGGCCACGCAGAACCCGATCGAGCAGGAAGGCGTCTACGCACTGCCCGAGGCGCAGCGCGACCGCTTCCTGTTCAAGCTCAACATCGACTACCCGTCGCCTGAAGAAGAGCGCGAGATCATCTACCGGATGGGCGTCAAGCCGCCGGAGCCCAAGCAGATCCTCGGGCCCGGCGACCTGCTGCGGCTGCAGGACGTCGCGGCCAACAACTTCGTCCATCACGCGCTGGTGGACTATGTGGTGCGCATCGTCACCGCCACCCGCCAGCCCGAGAAGTTCGGGATGCCCGACGCCAAGGCGTGGATCGCCTACGGCGCGTCTCCGCGCGCCTCGCTGGGCATCATCGCGGCGTCGCGGGCGCTGGCCCTGGTGCGCGGCCGCGACTACGTGATCCCGCAGGACGTCGTCGAGGTCATCCCGGACGTGCTGCGGCACCGGCTGGTGCTCACCTACGACGCGCTGGCCGACGAGATCTCCGCCGAGACGGTGATCAACCGGATCCTGCAGACCGTCGCGCTGCCGCAGGTGAATGCGATTCCGCAGCAAGGTCATTCGGTTCCGCCCGTCGTACCCGCCGCCGCAGGTGCGGCCGGTGGTCGGTGA
- a CDS encoding enoyl-CoA hydratase codes for MHCVTEHSANSDFVLVDRPRPGLALVTLNRPERMNSMAFDVMVPLKKVLDELTYDNSVRAVVLTGAGRGFSSGADHKSAGSVPHIDGLTRPSFALRSMEVLDDVILALRKMHQPVIAAVNGAAIGGGLCLALACDIRVAADGAYFRAAGINNGLTASELGLSYLLPRAIGTSRAFELMLTGRDVDAVEAERIGLVSRTVPAAELLDVCYEFGERIAGFSRPGIELTKRTLWSGLDAGSLEGHMQAEGLGQLFVRLLAANFEEAVAARAEKRAPVFTDDK; via the coding sequence GTGCACTGCGTGACCGAGCATTCAGCAAACAGCGACTTCGTCCTGGTCGACCGGCCCCGCCCCGGGCTGGCCCTGGTGACCCTGAACCGGCCGGAGCGGATGAACTCCATGGCGTTCGACGTCATGGTGCCGCTCAAGAAGGTGCTGGACGAACTGACCTACGACAACTCGGTGCGCGCCGTGGTGCTGACCGGCGCCGGGCGCGGCTTCTCCTCGGGTGCCGACCACAAGTCCGCAGGCTCGGTGCCGCACATCGACGGGTTGACCCGGCCGAGTTTCGCGCTGCGGTCCATGGAGGTCCTCGACGACGTCATCCTGGCGCTGCGCAAGATGCACCAGCCGGTGATCGCCGCGGTCAACGGCGCCGCGATCGGCGGAGGGCTGTGCCTGGCGTTGGCCTGCGACATCAGGGTCGCCGCCGACGGCGCCTACTTCCGGGCGGCAGGCATCAACAACGGCCTGACGGCCAGCGAACTCGGGTTGTCCTACCTGCTGCCCCGCGCGATCGGGACCTCGCGCGCGTTCGAGCTGATGCTGACCGGGCGCGACGTCGACGCCGTGGAGGCCGAACGCATCGGGCTGGTGTCGCGCACCGTGCCGGCAGCCGAGTTGCTCGACGTTTGCTACGAGTTCGGTGAGCGGATCGCGGGGTTCTCGCGGCCCGGAATCGAGTTGACCAAACGCACACTATGGAGTGGACTGGACGCCGGTAGCCTGGAAGGGCACATGCAAGCCGAGGGCCTCGGACAACTATTCGTCCGGTTGCTCGCCGCCAACTTCGAAGAAGCCGTGGCGGCGCGCGCCGAGAAACGGGCCCCGGTCTTCACCGACGACAAGTAA
- a CDS encoding TetR/AcrR family transcriptional regulator, translating into MPRVTDDHLAARRRQILDGARRCFAEYGYDKATVRRLEQTIGLSRGAIFHHFKDKDTLFFELAREDAERMADVAAREGLVQVMRDMLAAPDQFDWLATRLEIARKLRNDPEFHRGWQDRSAELSAATEARLRMQKQAGRLRDDVPGAVLQTYLDLILDGLVARLASGDDPEKLSAVLDLVEDSVRQSRS; encoded by the coding sequence TTGCCCCGGGTCACCGACGATCACCTGGCGGCGCGCCGTCGGCAGATCCTCGACGGTGCCCGGCGGTGCTTCGCGGAATACGGTTACGACAAGGCGACCGTGCGACGGCTCGAACAGACGATCGGGCTGTCGCGCGGCGCCATCTTCCACCACTTCAAGGACAAGGACACCTTGTTCTTCGAACTGGCCCGCGAGGACGCCGAGCGGATGGCCGACGTCGCGGCGCGCGAGGGCCTCGTGCAGGTGATGCGCGACATGCTGGCCGCCCCCGACCAGTTCGACTGGCTGGCCACCCGGTTGGAGATCGCGCGCAAGCTGCGCAACGACCCGGAGTTCCACCGCGGCTGGCAGGACCGGTCAGCGGAGTTGTCCGCAGCCACCGAGGCGCGGCTACGGATGCAGAAGCAGGCGGGCCGGCTTCGTGACGACGTGCCCGGCGCCGTGTTGCAGACCTATCTCGATCTGATCCTCGACGGTCTGGTCGCCCGGCTGGCGTCCGGCGACGACCCCGAAAAGCTCAGTGCGGTACTGGACCTCGTGGAGGACTCAGTCCGCCAGTCGCGCAGCTAG
- the ripB gene encoding NlpC/P60 family peptidoglycan endopeptidase RipB codes for MLAAVALAVGLAAGTAIPAASAPDDGQWDPTLPKLISAGAPGDPLAIANASLAATAQATEVTMNLGRKFLSTLGLAPPEAATAGVAPGRVRGPQAIEYVIRRGATQMGVPYSWGGGKPNGPSRGVDSGANTVGFDCSGFTQFSFAGVGVLIPKYSGDQYDTGRKVPVAQAKRGDLLFWGPGGSQHVALYLGGGQMIEASGSAGKVTVSPVRRGGLQPYAARIIES; via the coding sequence GTGCTGGCGGCGGTCGCGTTGGCGGTCGGCCTCGCGGCAGGCACCGCCATCCCGGCTGCCTCGGCGCCCGATGACGGCCAGTGGGACCCGACGCTGCCCAAACTGATCAGCGCGGGCGCTCCCGGCGACCCGCTGGCCATCGCGAACGCGTCGCTGGCCGCCACGGCCCAGGCCACCGAGGTCACGATGAACCTTGGGCGCAAGTTCCTGTCCACCCTGGGCCTCGCGCCACCGGAGGCGGCGACGGCCGGCGTCGCGCCCGGGCGGGTGCGCGGGCCGCAGGCCATCGAGTACGTGATCCGGCGCGGTGCGACCCAGATGGGGGTGCCGTACTCATGGGGCGGCGGCAAGCCCAACGGGCCCAGCCGCGGCGTCGACTCCGGCGCCAACACCGTCGGCTTCGACTGCTCGGGCTTCACCCAGTTCTCGTTCGCCGGCGTCGGCGTGCTGATCCCCAAGTACTCCGGCGACCAGTACGACACCGGTCGCAAGGTGCCCGTGGCGCAGGCCAAGCGCGGCGATCTGCTGTTCTGGGGTCCCGGTGGCAGCCAGCACGTCGCGCTCTACCTCGGCGGCGGGCAGATGATCGAGGCTTCGGGCAGCGCAGGCAAGGTCACCGTGAGCCCCGTGCGGCGCGGCGGGCTGCAGCCGTACGCGGCCCGCATCATCGAATCCTGA
- a CDS encoding helix-turn-helix domain-containing protein, which translates to MKKLDKSRDELLNELRSAYEGGASIRTLVASTGRSYGSIHSMLRESGTTMRSRGGPNHRSRRH; encoded by the coding sequence ATGAAGAAACTGGACAAGTCGCGCGACGAGTTGCTCAACGAGCTGCGCAGCGCGTACGAAGGCGGCGCGAGCATCCGGACGCTGGTCGCATCCACCGGACGCTCATACGGTTCGATTCACAGCATGCTGCGTGAATCCGGTACCACGATGCGCAGCCGCGGGGGGCCGAACCACCGCAGCAGGCGGCACTAG
- a CDS encoding ABC-F family ATP-binding cassette domain-containing protein: MITATDLEVRAGARTLLSTDGTALRVQPGDRIGLVGRNGAGKTTTMRILAGEGEPYAGTIIRNGEIGYLPQDPREGDLDVLARDRVLSARGLDTLLADLEKQQVLMAEVADDTARDKAVRKYGQLEERFAALGGYAAESEAGRICASLGLPERVLTQPLRTLSGGQRRRVELSRILFAASESGAGSSTTLLLDEPTNHLDADSIGWLRDFLQSHTGGLIVISHNVDLLADVVNRVWFLDAVRGEVDVYNMGWQKYLDARATDEQRRRRERANAERKAAALRTQAAKMGAKATKAVAAQNMLRRADRMMAALDEERVADKVARIKFPTPAPCGRTPLVVKGLTKNYGSLEVFTGVDLAIDRGSRVVVLGLNGAGKTTLLRLLAGVETPDAGGIEPGHGLKLGYFAQEHDTLDDTATVWENIRHAAPDTGEQDLRGLLGAFMFSGPQLEQPAGTLSGGEKTRLALAGLVASTANVLLLDEPTNNLDPASREQVLDALRSYVGAVVLVTHDPGAAEALEPQRVVLLPDGTEDFWSEEYSELIELA; this comes from the coding sequence GTGATCACCGCAACGGACCTCGAGGTCCGCGCCGGGGCGCGCACGTTGCTGTCCACAGACGGAACCGCGCTGCGGGTCCAGCCGGGTGACCGGATCGGGCTGGTCGGACGCAACGGCGCCGGCAAGACCACCACGATGCGGATCCTGGCGGGCGAGGGGGAGCCCTACGCCGGCACGATCATCCGCAACGGCGAGATCGGTTATCTGCCACAGGATCCCCGCGAAGGCGACCTCGACGTGCTGGCCCGCGACCGGGTGCTGTCGGCCCGCGGACTCGACACCCTGCTCGCCGACCTGGAGAAGCAGCAGGTGTTGATGGCCGAGGTCGCCGACGACACGGCCAGGGACAAGGCGGTCCGCAAGTACGGCCAGCTCGAGGAGCGGTTCGCCGCGCTCGGGGGTTATGCCGCCGAGAGCGAGGCCGGCCGGATCTGTGCCAGCCTCGGCCTGCCCGAACGCGTGCTCACCCAGCCGCTGCGCACCCTTTCCGGTGGTCAGCGGCGCCGCGTGGAGCTGTCGCGGATCCTGTTCGCGGCGTCCGAGAGCGGGGCGGGCTCGAGCACGACGCTGCTGCTCGACGAACCGACCAACCACCTCGACGCCGACTCCATCGGCTGGCTGCGCGACTTCCTGCAGAGCCACACCGGCGGGCTGATCGTCATCAGCCACAACGTCGATCTGCTCGCCGACGTGGTGAACCGGGTGTGGTTCCTCGACGCGGTGCGCGGTGAGGTCGACGTCTACAACATGGGCTGGCAGAAGTATCTCGACGCCCGCGCCACCGACGAGCAGCGCCGCCGACGCGAACGCGCCAACGCCGAACGCAAGGCCGCAGCGCTGCGTACCCAGGCCGCAAAGATGGGCGCGAAGGCCACCAAAGCCGTTGCGGCGCAGAACATGTTGCGGCGCGCGGACCGGATGATGGCCGCGCTCGACGAGGAACGGGTGGCCGACAAGGTGGCCCGCATCAAGTTCCCGACCCCCGCGCCGTGCGGGCGCACGCCGCTGGTGGTCAAGGGACTGACGAAGAACTACGGCTCGCTGGAGGTCTTCACCGGCGTGGACCTGGCGATCGACCGCGGTTCGCGCGTCGTCGTGCTCGGCCTCAACGGCGCGGGCAAGACCACGCTGCTGCGCCTGCTGGCCGGGGTCGAGACGCCGGACGCCGGCGGCATCGAACCGGGCCACGGTCTCAAGCTCGGATACTTCGCCCAGGAACACGACACCCTCGACGACACCGCGACCGTGTGGGAGAACATCCGCCACGCCGCACCGGACACCGGCGAGCAGGATCTGCGAGGTCTGTTGGGCGCGTTCATGTTCAGTGGTCCGCAGCTGGAGCAACCGGCGGGCACGTTGTCCGGCGGCGAGAAGACCCGGCTCGCGCTGGCCGGGTTGGTCGCGTCGACGGCGAACGTGCTGCTGCTCGACGAGCCGACCAACAACCTCGACCCCGCCTCGCGCGAGCAGGTCCTCGACGCGCTGCGCAGCTATGTCGGCGCGGTGGTCCTGGTGACACACGACCCGGGGGCGGCCGAGGCGCTGGAACCCCAGCGCGTCGTGCTGCTGCCCGACGGCACCGAGGATTTCTGGTCCGAGGAGTACTCGGAACTGATCGAACTCGCCTGA